Part of the Enterobacter cloacae subsp. cloacae ATCC 13047 genome, GTGAATGACAATCAGATTTCTGTTCACTGGTCAGATCTACCGAAAGATGAGCTAACCCGTTTCTGCCAGGATGTCGATGCCGGCACTCAGGGTAATTTCCTCATTGCACCGGTCAAAAAACTGACCCGCCGCAAACGCGGTGAGCATTCCACAAAAGCCAAATGTGAGAACCCGGCCTGGTATCGCCCGGAGCATTATAAAAAGCTCTCCGGACAGCTCGGTCATGCCTACAATCGCCTGGTGAAAAAAGACAAAGAAACCGGGCAGGTCAGCCTGCGCATGCATGTTTCTCGTCACCCTCTCTATGTCGCCGGCCGCCGTAAGGCGGGACGTAAATATGGCTTCCGTCCGGAACGTCAGCGCCTGCTCGATGCGCTCTGGCCAGTGCTCATCAGCTTCTGTGATGCCGGCAAGCATACCGTCGGCATGTGTATCTCCCGTCTTGCAAAAGAACTCAGTGCAAAGGACGCAAAAGGCAATGTCATTCCTGAAACGGAGGTGACGGTGTCACGCCTTTCACGGCTTATTGAGGAACAGGTACGGTTTGGCGTTCTGGGCCTCGCAGAAGAACGCGCCTGGGATCGTGAATCCCGCACCTGGTTGCCAACGTATGTCTATATAACCCCCGTGGGATTCCAGATGCTGGGCGTCGATATGGACAAGCTGTTTAAAGAGCAGGAGAAGAAGCTCCGTCAGAGCGCCGAGCGTGAGCAGCTGATCCGGGAAGGAGTGATGAGCGAACATGATGATGTTCAGGCCCACTCTGCGCGGAAATGCTGGTCTGGCCGTAAGCGTCGGGAGGCACTCGTTTACCGCCGCAATAAAGGCGCGGAGCGTAAACGTGCCAACAATCTGATTAAGCTGCCGGCAGATGAACGACTCCATGCAATGTCTGAATGGATTTACCGCACCCTCCCGCCTGACGAAGCGTACTGGTGCACATCTGAGCGCCTGAAGGCTCTGGCCATCCAGCATCTTTACCAGCTGGATCTGGCGCTTTCTCCCCCGGACTAGTCACAGACGACACAACAGTCTTCTTGTTTACGGGCCCCTCACCGGGGCTTTTCGTGCTGGTTTTTTTCGGCCACTCTGCTCATTTTTCAACCTTCACTCCGTTCTCCTTCCGGTCACCATGACGTTCTGCTTGTCGTTATGGCCCCCAGTGGCCACTGTCTCTTTTTTTTACACAGAAATCCGCAAACGAATAAGTGAAGTAACCCGGAAACGAATAAAAGACATTCCGCAAAACAGTCTTACTTCACCGTTTTTATCTCTCTGTTCATTTCATTCCAGAGTAGATCTTTGTCTGCAGTCACTCTGTGGATAACGAAAAATGCCTTCGCATGCAGCGGCCTCACGGCCTCGCGCTCAGAACAAAATCAAAAGTACCTCCCGTCGCAAGCGCCGGGCCCCTTTCTGGCCAGAACCCGGCACCGCATACATACCTAACCCCTGCTAAACCGACGCCGCCCCGGCCCAAAGGGCCGGAACACCCTCGCTTTAAGAGGGATGTTGTAACTAGTATCAAGAGTAGCTGTAGTTAAGTCGCGGTAATCACTTCATACACGCTCGTAAGCGCCTGACGGCGCTAACGCGGAGATACAGCCCGTCAGCGGCCATCGGCCTTGACGGACTCACTCCGACCGCGCACATTAGCAATCGGAAAGCTTTAAGCGGGTATAGCTTTGCAGGGAAAGGGATGGGATTGGCAGAACCTATCAATCCGTAACGGCTGATGCCGGTTACGACGCCCCTCACCAGAATCACCCGGTTCAGCTCCGGCTGGCGTCTCCATGCCGCTTCGCGGCATACATGTTCCATGAACCCTGGACTACACAGGCTGGCCATCATGGGCGAAGGTTTACTGACAGCATCAGACTATTATTTTACCCTTTAAAGCAGGGTTGCCTAAATCCGGGAGCGCGATAAGCTTTAACGGGTGATTTTCAATCAGGATGAGTAAAATGGATATAATTCTTCCGGGAAACAAAAGCCAGGCACGACTCTGGGCAGAAACCATGATTAATCTGGAGGCCCGCAAACTCGTCAATACCGCTAATATTGTTGGCGCCCGACATCTGGGGGATGGATTGACGCGTCTCAAATTCATCGATGAAATTAAATCTGTCATTAATGGCGAATTTGAGCGTGCCCGGCGGGCAAAGTCTGACGAAGAGTGCATGACCTGCCTGCGTAACCTGCAGGCAGAAAACAGCAGTCTGCTTGAGCAGAGCCGGCAGCTCCAGACCGGTTATGCGAAACTATATGCCCAGATCAAATACGTCAGGGATGAAGACCGGATGGTCGGTTATGTCATCTCAGGAATTAAAGTGGTGCTGGCAGGTATGCAGGGCGTATTTGGCTTCGTGCTGACTTCCTCAATGACCCCCGTAGGCGTTCTTGCCGGGGCTATTCTGATTGTCGACTCGGCCAACACGATAACCCGTGAAGTTGGTCGTCAGTTCCTGAATGAACCTGACACGCAGGGTATGTTTGGTGATGGTGCCATGAACATCGCTAAATTCATGGGATTTGAACGATCAACAGGGTTAGGGATATACAACGGGATCGCGCTTGCAGGCAATATCTACAGTGTCTATGGATTAATGGCCAGACCTGGGACATGGCGTCTGTTTAACTATATCAGCACCGATTTTTACCGGAAAATCGACACCATGTCCCGGGGTAAACTGACAATGAAAATTGTGGGATGGGGGGTAAAGGCTAAGGTTGTTTTCGATCTGATCACTTCTGATGACTCCGGGAAATGAGATTTTTCCGGCGGTAATGCCATGATTTATAGGCCAGCTTCAAAGGCATGGTAATCGTAAACAGAGTGCCAAGAACAAGAATAGCCACGCCGAAGGAAATGGTATGCATCCTCGAGCCAGCCAAAAGTGTGGCCACAAAAATCAGTAACATGACTGACAACACCCATATCAGGGCCTTAAAACGGTTTGCCAGATCGTTCAGCAGGGTATCCATCTCCGTACCCGTCTTAGCTGAACTGGCCCGCAGCCGGACAATGTCCTCTTCACTGAAGCCGTGGTTCATCAGATCACTTTCATGGTTCATGCTTCTCTCCTTTTCCCTGCGGGAAGTTTAACATGCCCTGCGCCAATAACCAGTTAAGCCCGACCGATAATCTGTCAGGTGGTTACGGGCTATCACTTTGCTGAAACCTGCCCCGGGCATTCTTCTGCAGGCGGAATGCTTTCCAGCCAAGAGCCGGTGGAAAGGTCAACCAGGCAATGGTCAGGACAACGAGGGAACTCATGCCGCCAGACAGGATATGTGTCCGGCTGCCGGCGATGAGAATGACCAGCATAATCAGAGCGAGCGCGACCGTGATCCATACCGATACCCGGAAGCGTCGTGAAAGTGCTGCAATGAAGCCCTGCATAGTGCCACCGGTTGCTGAAAGCCGCTCCAGTAAAGTATCCACATCACGGTTACTGAAACCTGCCTCAAGAAGCTCTTTCTCACTGATAGCCATCACGTCATCCTAAGTCAGCCAAAAGTAGTCTGTACCAGACCAATGATCCCCAGGTGGCCGGCGTAAGCATAATAAAAGAAATTACGCGGCATGAAACGCCTACGGCCCTCCGGACATATTTGCCTGCAGAATGAAACCACTGCCAGGGGGAATGCCAGAGTAGGCAGCGTGGCCAGTAATAATGTTTCTGCGGGCATATCCAGGAGATGCGATAACCCGTTTAAACAAATCAGTGACAGCACGGCAGTGATGGCTGCCAGCCGCTGCACTCCGGGTGTATCGCTGCCAGAAACCGTTGCCATACTGATGGCCAGCGTTATTCCTGCCAGTCCGTAACTTGCCGGCTGCAGGGGCCAAATCATAAGGGCCAGGAGCAGATACCCGGCAAGCATTCCTTTCCGGCCG contains:
- the repA gene encoding plasmid replication initiator RepA codes for the protein MNDNQISVHWSDLPKDELTRFCQDVDAGTQGNFLIAPVKKLTRRKRGEHSTKAKCENPAWYRPEHYKKLSGQLGHAYNRLVKKDKETGQVSLRMHVSRHPLYVAGRRKAGRKYGFRPERQRLLDALWPVLISFCDAGKHTVGMCISRLAKELSAKDAKGNVIPETEVTVSRLSRLIEEQVRFGVLGLAEERAWDRESRTWLPTYVYITPVGFQMLGVDMDKLFKEQEKKLRQSAEREQLIREGVMSEHDDVQAHSARKCWSGRKRREALVYRRNKGAERKRANNLIKLPADERLHAMSEWIYRTLPPDEAYWCTSERLKALAIQHLYQLDLALSPPD
- a CDS encoding TraX family protein, with protein sequence MNHSLPDVLPTIRNASQLSPAALDMVKLLALLAMIIDHTNTVFLSSALPVMYALGRMAFPLFTLIWAMNVQRTPERLQKRANRLWIWAVITQPVFSLAFQNQQPWWALNILFVFAGVTQLLALQYRHGRKGMLAGYLLLALMIWPLQPASYGLAGITLAISMATVSGSDTPGVQRLAAITAVLSLICLNGLSHLLDMPAETLLLATLPTLAFPLAVVSFCRQICPEGRRRFMPRNFFYYAYAGHLGIIGLVQTTFG
- a CDS encoding DUF4225 domain-containing protein, whose protein sequence is MDIILPGNKSQARLWAETMINLEARKLVNTANIVGARHLGDGLTRLKFIDEIKSVINGEFERARRAKSDEECMTCLRNLQAENSSLLEQSRQLQTGYAKLYAQIKYVRDEDRMVGYVISGIKVVLAGMQGVFGFVLTSSMTPVGVLAGAILIVDSANTITREVGRQFLNEPDTQGMFGDGAMNIAKFMGFERSTGLGIYNGIALAGNIYSVYGLMARPGTWRLFNYISTDFYRKIDTMSRGKLTMKIVGWGVKAKVVFDLITSDDSGK